A DNA window from bacterium contains the following coding sequences:
- a CDS encoding rod shape-determining protein, which yields MLGIWSADVGIDLGTANTLVHVRGRGIVLNEPSVVAVSKRTGQVLSVGTEARRMLGRTPADIVAMRPVRNGVIADFDHTEQMIRHFIARAHNRAWHVSHPRMVLGIPSGVTEVEKRAVTDAATMAGAREAHLIEEPMAAAIGAGLPIQAAGGSMIVDIGGGTTEVAVISLGGVVAATSARVGGDGMDEAIIQYVRRTTGLLIGERTAEDIKIAMGSAFPILEERSFLVRGRDLVTGLPKTVEMTTAHIREALAGVLIDIVRAVRSTLDATPPELVDDIMERGIVVCGGGALLAGLDKLIAHETLMPVRIAEDPLTCVVRGTGIVLEEIDTLNRVLLRTRRVRALRY from the coding sequence GTGTTGGGGATCTGGTCGGCCGACGTCGGCATCGACCTCGGGACCGCCAACACCCTCGTCCACGTGCGCGGCCGCGGCATCGTCCTCAACGAACCGTCGGTCGTGGCCGTGAGCAAGCGCACCGGCCAGGTGCTCAGCGTCGGCACCGAAGCCCGGCGCATGCTCGGTCGCACGCCCGCCGACATCGTCGCGATGCGTCCCGTGCGCAATGGCGTGATCGCGGACTTCGATCACACCGAGCAGATGATCCGGCACTTCATCGCGCGCGCCCACAACCGTGCCTGGCACGTGAGCCATCCCCGCATGGTGCTCGGCATCCCGTCAGGGGTGACCGAGGTGGAAAAGCGTGCGGTGACCGACGCCGCGACGATGGCTGGCGCGCGCGAGGCCCACCTCATCGAGGAGCCGATGGCGGCCGCGATCGGCGCCGGTCTTCCGATCCAGGCTGCGGGCGGATCGATGATCGTGGACATCGGGGGCGGCACGACGGAAGTCGCGGTGATCTCGCTGGGGGGCGTCGTCGCCGCGACATCGGCGCGCGTCGGCGGTGACGGGATGGACGAGGCGATCATCCAGTACGTCCGGCGCACCACGGGACTGCTCATCGGTGAGCGGACCGCCGAAGACATCAAGATCGCGATGGGCTCCGCCTTTCCGATCCTGGAGGAACGGTCGTTCCTGGTCCGGGGTCGCGACCTGGTCACCGGCCTTCCGAAAACGGTGGAGATGACGACGGCGCATATTCGCGAGGCGCTTGCGGGCGTGCTGATCGACATCGTTCGGGCGGTCAGATCGACGCTCGACGCGACGCCGCCCGAGCTGGTCGACGACATCATGGAGCGCGGCATCGTCGTCTGCGGTGGAGGCGCGCTGCTCGCCGGCCTGGACAAGCTGATCGCGCACGAGACGCTGATGCCCGTGCGGATCGCCGAGGATCCGCTCACCTGTGTCGTGCGCGGCACGGGCATCGTCCTCGAGGAGATCGACACTTTGAACCGGGTCCTGCTGCGGACGCGCCGCGTACGGGCGCTCAGGTACTGA